A single Vigna radiata var. radiata cultivar VC1973A chromosome 8, Vradiata_ver6, whole genome shotgun sequence DNA region contains:
- the LOC106772134 gene encoding transmembrane protein 45B-like — translation MLEGHQLLGFGFFLVGLWHFFNHVKLHALSSKSYTSTLWFPTTISRYLELHFIMASCTIFIAMELFIAPIHHQPFDPDGTIPSTHLHNFEHSSMAMAFLVYAIFAIVLDRKCSKAQNELTHLLGAIAFTQQFLLIHLHSRDHMGPEGQYHFLLQLLILISLATTLMGIGRPKSFLVCFVRSVSIVFQGVWLMIMGFLLWTPGFQPKGCFMHLEESDEYVVKCSDDESLHRAISLVNIQFSFLLIGVTVFAMSFYLIIVRRYAEKVEYVSLIKEEHYREEDGFVKPKGAIDDVENSMDVESQSPKKSKQEHI, via the coding sequence ATGCTAGAGGGGCATCAGCTTTTGGGGTTTGGCTTCTTTCTAGTTGGTTTATGGCACTTCTTCAACCACGTTAAGCTCCATGCCCTTAGTTCCAAGTCCTACACATCAACCCTATGGTTTCCCACCACAATATCCAGATACTTGGAGCTCCACTTCATCATGGCAAGCTGCACCATCTTTATTGCCATGGAGCTCTTCATTGCTCCCATTCATCACCAACCATTTGACCCTGATGGAACCATTCCCTCCACCCATCTCCACAACTTTGAACACTCCTCCATGGCCATGGCTTTCTTGGTGTATGCCATCTTTGCCATAGTTCTTGATAGAAAATGCAGCAAAGCTCAAAATGAGCTAACTCATTTGCTGGGAGCCATAGCTTTTACACAACAATTTCTTCTTATCCACCTTCACTCTAGAGATCACATGGGACCAGAAGGCCAATACCACTTTTTGTTGCAACTTTTGATTCTTATTTCTTTGGCTACTACCCTCATGGGAATTGGCAGGCCTAAGAGCTTCTTGGTCTGCTTTGTACGTTCTGTGAGCATTGTCTTCCAAGGTGTGTGGCTTATGATCATGGGGTTCTTGCTTTGGACACCAGGATTTCAACCCAAAGGTTGTTTCATGCACCTTGAAGAATCTGATGAATATGTGGTGAAATGCAGTGACGATGAGTCTCTTCATCGTGCTATCTCCTTGGTGAACATTCAATTCAGCTTCTTGTTGATTGGAGTCACTGTTTTCGCCATGTCTTTCTATTTGATTATTGTTAGAAGATATGCTGAAAAGGTGGAGTATGTTTCattgataaaggaggaacatTACCGTGAAGAAGATGGATTTGTGAAACCAAAGGGCGCTATCGACGACGTTGAAAATAGCATGGACGTTGAATCCCAATCTCCAAAGAAAAGCAAGCAAGAACATATTTAA
- the LOC106772135 gene encoding ACT domain-containing protein ACR12 has translation MAFTNVFLAPSFALHGSRVSDPRSIPLLCPPSDVVFRSSTSFSRDRNIIFASAYHVNAVGSASLKSSDNPDNVPMPIVLIDQDSDSEATIVQLSFGDRLGALLDTMKALKDLGLDVSKGTVSTEGSVKQTKFFITQSDTGRKVEDPDMLERIRLTIINNLLKYHPESSELLAMGEVFGIKSPKKKRNEDIKTHIQVKEDGPKRSLLCIETADKPGLLVEIIRVISDVNIDVESAEIDTEGLVAKDKFHVSYGGAALNSSMSQVLVNCLRYYLRTPDTDIDSY, from the exons ATGGCTTTCACCAATGTTTTCCTCGCTCCTTCATTCGCCCTACACGGTAGTAGGGTTTCTGATCCGCGTTCCATTCCGCTCCTCTGTCCTCCCTCCGACGTCGTCTTCCGTTCCTCAACCTCCTTCTCCAGGGACAG GAACATTATATTTGCTTCTGCATATCATGTGAATGCAGTTGGTTCCGCTTCACTG AAATCCAGTGACAATCCCGACAATGTTCCTATGCCAATAGTTCTAATTGACCAAGACTCAGATTCTGAAGCAACAATTGTGCAGCTTAGCTTTGGGGATCGCCTTGGAGCTCTTCTTGACACG ATGAAAGCATTAAAAGATCTGGGACTGGATGTTTCAAAGGGAACTGTCTCTACGGAGGGATCAGTCAAGCAAACGAAATTTTTCATTACACAATC AGATACTGGGCGCAAAGTTGAAGATCCTGATATGTTAGAGAGAATTCGACTTACCATCATTAATAATCTGTTAAAATATCATCCT gAGTCAAGTGAACTACTAGCGATGGGTGAAGTGTTTGGAATAAAGTCTCCGAAGAAGAAG CGTAATGAGGATATCAAAACTCATATACAGGTTAAGGAAGATGGGCCCAAGAGGAG CTTGCTGTGTATAGAGACGGCAGATAAGCCTGGATTGCTTGTTGAAATCATCAGAGTCATTTCAGATGTGAACATTGATGTTGAATCGGCTGAGATTGATACAGAA GGTTTGGTTGCTAAGGATAAATTTCATGTCAGTTACGGTGGGGCTGCATTGAACAGTTCTATGTCTCAG GTTTTGGTGAATTGTCTTCGTTACTACCTGCGGACGCCAGACACAGATATTGACAGttactga